The segment GGAGTCGCTTAATAACCTAATCAAGGTAACAAATCGCATTGGCAGGGGGTACTCTTTTGAAGCTCTTCGAGCACGCATTCTTTTTACTGAAGGTTTACATAAGCAGCAAAAGCCGAAATACCCCAAGAGGTCGTTCTTGAGGGATCCCAGTCTCTTGATAAACAATATGCTGTTAAGAGAAGTAATTAATGAGGATAAGATATATCTCCATAAATGTAATTACGGTGTGGACATATCAACATTGATCCGTTATTTGGGAGAAGGCTTATTTTAGGGTAAATCAACACGATAATCCGAATACCCATTTTTAGTAAGTACGGTTTCCAAACCGGTTTTTCCCCTTGAACCCGCCAGTCCTATCGGCGCTTTTTTTGCCACTTCCACCTCTAAAGTATCCTCTCTCTCTTTGACTTGCAATCTTGTTTTTATTTTGTCTTACTCTGAGCGGTCTTTCCTCGGTCAGTATAACAGGGGTCCGGTCGGATTCTTTCGTGAGCGCCTTTAACGCTGCTGCAAGAAGAGTAACTGCATCATTTTCTTTCAGCAAACCCTCTGCCAACCCCTTGTAATTTCCAGTATCCCCATTTTCCACGGCAAGCAGGAGCCTATCAATTGCCTGGCGTTGTTGCCATTCAATCGCCTCTTTTATTGTTGGTATGGGTTTCCGAGTTATTTTCCCTCCGGTCATTTTTTCAATAATTTTTAAGTGATGAATCTCCCTCGGCGTGACAAAAGTAATTGCCTTGCCTGCTTTACCGGCACGGCCGGTACGGCCGATACGGTGGACATAACCTTCCGGGTCCTGGGGGATGTCGAAGTTATATATATGGGTCACATCGCTGATATCCAAGCCCCTGGCGGCAACATCTGTGGCCACAAGCACTTCAACAGTACCTTCCCTGAACCGCCGCATCACAAAATCCCGTTTGGACTGGGCAAGATCTCCGTGGAGAGCTTCGGCCGAATAGCCGCGTTTAATCAATGCCTCAGAAATCTCGTCTACCCTGCGCTTGGTCCGGCCAAAGACAATGGAACGGTCCGGCGACTGGATGTCCATCAATCGGCAGAAAACATCGAATTTTTGTCTCTCTTCGACTTCAATATAGCTTTGTTCAGTGTTTGGGACAGTAACCTGCCTGCCTTCAGTCCTGATCACTTCCGGGCTCCTCATGAACCGCCGGGCCAAGGCTTGGATCGGACCGGGCATTGTCGCGGAAAAAAGCAAGGTCTGGCGCTCCTCGGGAACTTCCGCAAGGATGGTTTCAATATCCTCAATAAAACCCATATTCAGCATTTCGTCAGCTTCATCCAACACTACTGTCCTGACCTGGTTAAGGCGGATTGTTTTTCGACGCATGTGGTCCATGAGACGGCCAGGCGTTCCCACGATAATATGCGGTCTGTTCTTAAGTGCCCTAACTTGACGGGTAATATCCTGACCGCCGTAAATCGGCAGCGTACGGATACCCTTCACCTGCCCGATTTTGTTCAATTCCTCGGCCACTTGTATGGCCAATTCACGGGTAGGGGTTATGACAATCCCCTGGATCGGTTCCCGTTCAACATCGAAGAACTCAATCATAGGGATACCAAAAGCTGCTGTTTTACCTGTCCCGGTGTGGGCTTGACCAATCAGGTCCTTCCCATTTAACCCCATAGGAATAGCCTTCTCTTGTATGGGTGTCGCTTCTTCGAAACCCATATTATTAATAGACCGCATCACCGGCCCGGTCAAACCAAAATCACTAAATGTTGCCAATCTTTTATCTTCCCCTTTACTACTGTAATTTAACTGCTAATATCTTTCAATATACACATATAAGTATACCCATGCTATTTCTTTATCTTTCCGCATAATATTACCTAGCTCAAGGGTCATCTTTTCCAACAACTCATATAAAGAAAGAAGGGATTATCGCTATTCAAAGCAATAACCCCTTGAATTTCACAGCTCTTTATTTTACACTATTTCCGGTTCTTGTGCAATCTTTTTGTTCTGGGTTGAGTCACTAATCATCCAGATATCTATTTCTGTTATTTATAAAATCCTTATAAATTTGATAATAATCCGTTTCTTCATACTCCACTTGCCGCACAGGAATATTATCGAAACTGTATATAACAACTCCGGGAAGCGCAAGTAAAGCTCCTTCCTTCAATAAAACCTTCCGTTCAGCTTCACTTTCCGCCGCATTCCAACCACTACCATCTTAATACGCTTAAGGTTAATAGCCTATCCATTTTCGCCTTTCCAGCAACTTCTTACCGAATACCGCCAGCGTTATTGCAATCCCCTCATATTGAACAGCGATGAATCATATTTTTCAAGTAGCAGAGTAATTCTTTTATCTACTCAACCTTATCGGAACCCAGCTAAAAGGTGGTGGAGATAGCTTGCGAAAAAAAGAATTTTACTTTGTTTTGCTCCTTTTTACGATTATTATTACGGCTAACTGGCTGGTAAGAAAGGACGCTCGTTTGATAGCAATAAGCATCCTTTTTGTTATATTGTACGTGTTGTTTTACGGCACTGAAATTGTAACGGCATATTACCTCTACCTCGCCGACCGCTCATTTAAAAAATGCGATGATTCAAAAGCTGTAAATTATTATTGGAAAGTCCACCAGATTGCCCCAGGAAAAATCACCAGAACAGCATCACTTGCCATCATTAAAAATATCGAGGGGAAATGGGACGAGGCTGAAAAATTATACCGGGAAGTTTTGCGTTTGCGCCCCAACGACATCCGACTGCAATACAACCTGGCTGTCACACTTATAAATAAAGGCTGTTACGATGAGGCTCGTACAATCCTGATACTGCTCACGCACCTTTACCCGCGTCTGTACTATCACCACGCGACCCTCGGCGAGGTCTTAATGCGCCAGGGCCGGTATGAGGAAGCATACCGCCATTTATCCATGGCATTGCGCATAAATTCTAGTGAAACTAACATTAGAAACAAACTGGAGGCAGTAGTCAGCAAACTTAAAGATGAGAGATGAATACTGGAGTAAAATATTTTTTATTTAGAAGCTTTAACTATTTGCAGCAATTCCTTACGATTGGATGTCCCGGATTTTCGTAAAATATTCCGCACGTGAAATTTAACAGTATGACGGGAAATAACTAGCTTTTCAGAAATCTCGCTGTCCGTACATCCATTGTATATCAGTTCATAAACCTTTTTTTCAGTATTTGTAAGGTCATACCAAAAAGCCGGAATTTCCCGGTCCAATTTATCGTCACCGGCTTTCACATCATTGCCGCCGCGATTTTTTTCATCAAAATTATTAAGGGAAACATTCTTATCCTGTTCATATTGTTGTAAAGGCCGGAGGAACCAGATTATTAGGGGATTAATGATGAATAAAAGACAAGCGCCAAATACCGCGGTAGTGGAACTTGACAAGGGACTGGGCAGTAATTGCACGTCTAATGCTATACCCGGCGCTGTTATAAAAAACAAAGACACGCCAAGTCCTAGCCCGAAAACCTTCCGGCAATTCAGCATTTTTGTCAATCCGCGCAGTGTAAGCCAGTAATAGAGATCCGTAGCGCAAAGCCCGGCAATTAGCAACAGCAGTGTGATAATAGTTTCCACGGGACGGTCGAGGCCAATTATAACAGTTGCAAGACCAAGACCTAATAAACTTAACGCTACAGGACCCAGCCATATATAGGAGAATTTTCTGGCGTATAAAGCAAGCGCAAAATAGAAGACCGCATATATAAAAGAATCAAGACCAATAACTTCCGGCCACCGTGAGTAAAAAAGGGGCATAATCACCCTGAACCAAAGTCCCCCGGAAAAGTAAGCGGCCGCTGAAAAAGCAATGACGCTGAGAATGATACCAGTTTTATTTATTCTTCCAGGTTCTTCATTAGTTAAGTTACTTGTGAGATGTTTATTACTAATATTGAGTGCGCCTAATAGCGGCGCCAGTCCGGTAAAAGAAGCAACGATCTTAATAAATGGGTAAGATAAAAAATGTGTAAAACCAGCCAACCCCAGCAGTAGATTAGCTGCCGTCATGGCCAAACCGATTGTTATTACCGGGTTTTCTTCATTTAAAAAAACCGGCACCCAGGCTAACACCAGATAGGCTGAGATAAGACCGAGAATACCACTGATGATATACGGGTTAACAGAGGGAAAAAAAGTCCATATACACGTCAGGGCCCAAATTATCGATCCTGTGAAGGTGACAATTCTTTTTTCACTTGAAATGCTTGGAGGAAGAAAGGCAAAAACAAATAGCCCCAGACCATGACAAAAGGTGAAAACGTGTCCCAGGATGTATGCTTTAGGACCAAATATCTCTTCCAAAAAAGGGCCGTGCATAGGATATGAGAGAATCCAGGTAAAAATA is part of the Pelotomaculum isophthalicicum JI genome and harbors:
- a CDS encoding helix-turn-helix domain-containing protein; its protein translation is MPVFLNEENPVITIGLAMTAANLLLGLAGFTHFLSYPFIKIVASFTGLAPLLGALNISNKHLTSNLTNEEPGRINKTGIILSVIAFSAAAYFSGGLWFRVIMPLFYSRWPEVIGLDSFIYAVFYFALALYARKFSYIWLGPVALSLLGLGLATVIIGLDRPVETIITLLLLIAGLCATDLYYWLTLRGLTKMLNCRKVFGLGLGVSLFFITAPGIALDVQLLPSPLSSSTTAVFGACLLFIINPLIIWFLRPLQQYEQDKNVSLNNFDEKNRGGNDVKAGDDKLDREIPAFWYDLTNTEKKVYELIYNGCTDSEISEKLVISRHTVKFHVRNILRKSGTSNRKELLQIVKASK
- a CDS encoding DEAD/DEAH box helicase, which codes for MATFSDFGLTGPVMRSINNMGFEEATPIQEKAIPMGLNGKDLIGQAHTGTGKTAAFGIPMIEFFDVEREPIQGIVITPTRELAIQVAEELNKIGQVKGIRTLPIYGGQDITRQVRALKNRPHIIVGTPGRLMDHMRRKTIRLNQVRTVVLDEADEMLNMGFIEDIETILAEVPEERQTLLFSATMPGPIQALARRFMRSPEVIRTEGRQVTVPNTEQSYIEVEERQKFDVFCRLMDIQSPDRSIVFGRTKRRVDEISEALIKRGYSAEALHGDLAQSKRDFVMRRFREGTVEVLVATDVAARGLDISDVTHIYNFDIPQDPEGYVHRIGRTGRAGKAGKAITFVTPREIHHLKIIEKMTGGKITRKPIPTIKEAIEWQQRQAIDRLLLAVENGDTGNYKGLAEGLLKENDAVTLLAAALKALTKESDRTPVILTEERPLRVRQNKNKIASQRERGYFRGGSGKKSADRTGGFKGKNRFGNRTY
- a CDS encoding tetratricopeptide repeat protein; protein product: MRKKEFYFVLLLFTIIITANWLVRKDARLIAISILFVILYVLFYGTEIVTAYYLYLADRSFKKCDDSKAVNYYWKVHQIAPGKITRTASLAIIKNIEGKWDEAEKLYREVLRLRPNDIRLQYNLAVTLINKGCYDEARTILILLTHLYPRLYYHHATLGEVLMRQGRYEEAYRHLSMALRINSSETNIRNKLEAVVSKLKDER